The following nucleotide sequence is from Gemmatimonadota bacterium.
CCGGGACGGCGCCACGGGGTCTCCTCTGCCGCTGGCGCTTTCGCTGGCCGAAATCGATGCCTCGCAGGGTGACAAGTACTACTTCGACCCGGTGACCCAGAAGATCACCGCCAGGCTCTACGTCCGCACCGGCCGGACCAGCACCACGCTGCAGGTCGTTCCGAGCTGAGGGCACTGGCGTNNNNNNNNNNGTCCGCGAGGCCACGCCTCGCGGGCGCCAGTGGATGACATCCCCGCAAATGCCCGTTATCATCTGCGGGCTCTCCCACCGTACCTGTTCCTCCAATCGACCGTCCTCGAGGTGAAGATGCGCGCGTGCTTCGCGCCGGTTCGAGGAGTGCGCCTGCCGGTGGCGCTCTTCCTGTTCGCGTCCCTGACGTCCACCGCGTCGGCCCAGTGGCGCGATCATCGCGCCCTCAGTGCGGCACTCACGGCCCTGGCCCAGGAGCATGCGAGCCGGGCCTCACTGGTCACGGTGGCGACTTCGCCCGGCGGCCGGTCGATCCAGGCACTTCGGATCGGTTCGGGAGGCAATGTGGCGACTCGCCCGGCGCTGCTGGTGGTGGCCAATGCCTATGGCCCGCACCTGGTCGGTTCCGAGATCGCGTTCACGGCGGCGCAACGGCTGCTGCAAGGCTACGGTCGTGACTCTGCCGCCACCCGACTGCTGAACGGTACCACGCTCTGGTTCGTCCCCCGGCTCAACCCCGATGCCGCCGAAGGGCTGCTTGGCGCTCTCAAGTGGGAACGGGTCGGCAACGGGACCGCCTTCGACGACGATCGCGACCAGAAGGTCGACGAGGACGGCCCGGACGACCTCGACGGCAATGGCGTCATCACGATGATGCGGGTCGAGGATCCCAACGGCGAGTGGCTCGCGGATTCACTGGAGCCGGGGCTGCTGCGGCGCGCCGACCCGGCCAAGGGTGAGGTCGGCAAGTATCGCCTCATCGGCGTCGAGGGAAAGGATGACGACGGCGACACGCGCTATAACGAAGACGCGGTGGGTGGCACCGATATCAATCGCAATTTTGCCTACAACTATGCCCACCACGGTACCAATGCCGGGCTCTTCTCGTTCTCGGCGATCGAGACGCGCTCCTTTGCCGATTTCCTGATCGACCATCCGGAGATCGCGGCGGTGTACGTGCTGGGGCCGCAGGACAACCTGCTGACGCCGTGGACCAATCGGCCGTCGATGGGGATCGCGGACCCGCAAGGGAATCGTTCGCCCGAGGGAACCAGCGCGGGTGGCCAGCTCAACTCGATCCTCAAGGCGGATGAGGCGACCTTCGCTGACGCTTCACGCCGCTTCCAGAAGACCACCGGACTCAGCAAGGGGCCGGCGGGTGCAGCGAGCGCGGGCGACGTGCTCTCGTTCCTCTACTACGATTTCGGTCGCTGGGCGTTCGGCTCGCGGGCGTGGTGGGTGCCCGAGGCGCCGCGCGATACCGCTGGGCGTGGCAGGGCAGGCGCAGCTGCGGGGACCGACGGGCTCAGCGACGACCGCAATGCGTTGCGCTGGTTTCGCGCCAATCGGATCGACGCTTTCGTGCCGTGGGGCAAGGTGACACTTGCGGGCGAATCGCGCGCTACCGAAGTCGGCGGCTTCAAGCCGGGTGCGCTGCTCAATCCGCCTGTTGGTGAACAGTTCGACTCCACCATGGCGCGCCACGAGCGCTTCATCGTCGAACTGGCCGGGATGCTGCCTCGCATTGCCCTGCGCGACGTGAAACTCGAGGCGGTGGGTGAAGGCGTCTGGCGCGTCTCCGCCGATGTCGCCAACGATGGCGCGTTGCCGACGAGCACCGCTCTCGGCGCGCGGCTGCGGAATCCTCGCGGGATGCGTGTCGACCTCGATGTGAAGGGGAACACGATTCTCAGCGGCCAGAAGGTCCAGATCCTCGCACCCATTGCTGGGGGCGGGCGCTCGACCCGACTCGAATGGACCGTCGCGGCTCCTCGCGGCGCCGCCTTGTTGCTCACTGCTGGTTCGCCGGTGACGGGAACCGTGTCTCAGACCATCACGCTCCGGTGAGGCCGCCGATGCGCATCCGACTCCTCGCCCTCGCGGCCCTTGCCGTCACCGCTCGCATTGCTCCGGTGAGCGCGCAACAGGCACCGGCGGCCCTCGGCAATCTCGCCGCCGCCGGCT
It contains:
- a CDS encoding M14 family metallopeptidase → PRGHASRAPVDDIPANARYHLRALPPYLFLQSTVLEVKMRACFAPVRGVRLPVALFLFASLTSTASAQWRDHRALSAALTALAQEHASRASLVTVATSPGGRSIQALRIGSGGNVATRPALLVVANAYGPHLVGSEIAFTAAQRLLQGYGRDSAATRLLNGTTLWFVPRLNPDAAEGLLGALKWERVGNGTAFDDDRDQKVDEDGPDDLDGNGVITMMRVEDPNGEWLADSLEPGLLRRADPAKGEVGKYRLIGVEGKDDDGDTRYNEDAVGGTDINRNFAYNYAHHGTNAGLFSFSAIETRSFADFLIDHPEIAAVYVLGPQDNLLTPWTNRPSMGIADPQGNRSPEGTSAGGQLNSILKADEATFADASRRFQKTTGLSKGPAGAASAGDVLSFLYYDFGRWAFGSRAWWVPEAPRDTAGRGRAGAAAGTDGLSDDRNALRWFRANRIDAFVPWGKVTLAGESRATEVGGFKPGALLNPPVGEQFDSTMARHERFIVELAGMLPRIALRDVKLEAVGEGVWRVSADVANDGALPTSTALGARLRNPRGMRVDLDVKGNTILSGQKVQILAPIAGGGRSTRLEWTVAAPRGAALLLTAGSPVTGTVSQTITLR